A genome region from Setaria italica strain Yugu1 chromosome III, Setaria_italica_v2.0, whole genome shotgun sequence includes the following:
- the LOC101761709 gene encoding LOW QUALITY PROTEIN: transcription factor MYB59 (The sequence of the model RefSeq protein was modified relative to this genomic sequence to represent the inferred CDS: inserted 4 bases in 2 codons): MSMCSRNKDGEQIIIRAGGAAAAAAPATMRKGPWTEEEDAQLVRFVRLFGERRWDFLAKVSGLRGGGCIDPSPCMXLASMREGRSTKVHGQWREVLTVCFFFSFXALLRHRAAGLRRTGKSCRLRWVNYLHPGLRRGRITADEERLIVQLHAQWGTRWSRIARSLPGRTDNEIKNFWRTRTRKKALEERRHGGDKTATAASPLSSSVTTASCCPGSPTTPSSSAAASSDDSALREGSGSGSGGDDAELEEASTATAASQHQQPQEYCCTMDQLWNEIAAADAAASYVLDGWGAAGHCYYGAAAEPPPMPSSPVWEYSSDYSLWRIDDEEYYRETMLDAS, encoded by the exons ATGTCCATGTGTAGCAGGAACAAGGACGGCGAGCAGATCATCATcagggccggcggcgcggcggcggcggcggcgccggcgacgatgaGGAAGGGCCcgtggacggaggaggaggacgcgcaGCTGGTACGGTTCGTCCGCCTGTTCGGCGAACGCCGATGGGATTTCTTAGCAAAGGTGTCAGGTTTGCGCGGTGGCGGGTGCATCGATCCGTCCCCATGCAT CCTCGCGAGCATGCGTGAGGGCCGATCGACCAAGGTCCACGGGCAATGGCGTGAGGTGTTAACCgtttgcttcttcttctcctt ggCTCTTCTCCGTCACCGTGCTGCAGGTCTGAGGCGCACCGGCAAGAGCTGCCGCCTCCGGTGGGTCAACTACCTCCACCcgggcctccgccgcggccgcatcACCGCCGACGAGGAGCGCCTCATCGTCCAGCTCCACGCGCAGTGGGGCACCAGGTGGTCGCGCATCGCCAGGAGCCTCCCCGGCCGCAcggacaacgagatcaagaacttcTGGAGGACGCGCACCAGGAAGAAGGCGCTCGAGGAGaggcggcacggcggcgacaagacggcgacggcggcgtcgcctcTGTCCTCCTCTGTGACGACGGCGTCCTGCTGCCCTGGCTCTCCGACCACGCCGTCCTCGTCGGCAGCGGCATCATCCGACGATTCAGCGCTGCGGgaaggcagcggcagcggcagcggcggcgacgacgccgagcTCGAGGAGGCGTCGACGGCCACTGCGGCGAGCCAGCACCAGCAGCCGCAGGAGTACTGCTGCACCATGGACCAGCTGTGGAACGAGATCGCGGCAGCCGATGCGGCGGCGAGCTACGTGCTCGACGGCTGGGGAGCCGCTGGCCATTGTTATTATGGTGCGGCCGCTgagccgccgccgatgccgtcgtcgccggtgTGGGAGTACAGCTCGGATTATTCGCTCTGGAGAATCGACGACGAGGAATACTACAGGGAGACGATGCTCGACGCCTCCTGA